A single window of Pseudomonas benzenivorans DNA harbors:
- the rsd gene encoding sigma D regulator produces the protein MLESCQNAQERWGGVHLLIDRWLQERQELVAAFAAISETQRAPSANAQTLQRFCEVLVDYVSAGHFEVYEQLTNEAKAFGDQRGLELAKQIYPRIEAITEVALSFNDRCDNGDCRDSVPLNEELNRLGQLLHERFELEDCLIEVLHNAHQQQATAAL, from the coding sequence ATGCTCGAGAGTTGTCAGAACGCCCAGGAACGTTGGGGTGGGGTTCACCTGCTGATAGACCGCTGGTTGCAGGAGCGCCAGGAACTGGTTGCCGCCTTTGCGGCCATTAGCGAAACCCAGCGAGCACCCAGTGCCAATGCGCAAACCCTGCAGAGATTCTGCGAAGTGCTGGTCGACTATGTGTCGGCCGGACATTTCGAGGTTTACGAACAATTGACCAATGAGGCCAAGGCCTTTGGCGATCAGCGTGGCCTGGAGCTGGCCAAGCAGATCTATCCGCGTATCGAAGCGATCACCGAAGTGGCGCTGTCGTTCAACGACCGCTGCGACAACGGCGACTGCCGTGACAGCGTGCCGCTGAATGAGGAACTCAATCGCCTCGGCCAGTTGCTGCACGAGCGCTTCGAACTGGAAGACTGCCTGATCGAGGTGCTGCACAACGCCCATCAGCAGCAGGCCACCGCCGCGCTTTGA
- a CDS encoding disulfide bond formation protein B has product MPLASPRSLYSLAFLGCLALMAAALYLEHVVGLEPCPLCIVQRVCVIGFGLVCLVAALHAPARAGRRAYAGLALLFAAAGGATAGRQIYLQGVPADQLPACLPSLDYMMDALPFQEIIRLVLHGSADCAEVSWTLFGMSIPEWSLLGFVGLSGFALLQLLRRD; this is encoded by the coding sequence ATGCCCCTGGCCAGTCCCCGCTCGCTCTACTCACTCGCCTTCCTCGGTTGTCTGGCGCTGATGGCTGCGGCCCTCTATCTGGAGCACGTGGTTGGCCTGGAGCCTTGCCCGCTGTGCATTGTCCAGCGCGTTTGCGTGATCGGTTTCGGCCTGGTCTGCCTGGTCGCTGCCCTGCATGCCCCGGCGCGCGCGGGGCGCCGCGCCTATGCCGGGCTGGCACTGTTGTTCGCCGCGGCCGGTGGCGCCACGGCGGGGCGGCAGATTTACCTGCAGGGCGTGCCCGCCGACCAGCTGCCGGCCTGCCTGCCGAGCCTCGACTACATGATGGATGCCCTGCCGTTCCAGGAAATTATCCGCCTGGTGCTGCACGGTTCGGCCGATTGTGCCGAGGTCAGCTGGACCCTGTTCGGCATGAGCATCCCGGAGTGGAGTCTGCTCGGATTCGTCGGCCTGTCGGGCTTCGCCTTGCTGCAGTTGTTGCGCCGCGACTGA
- a CDS encoding heme biosynthesis HemY N-terminal domain-containing protein yields MKRVALLLAVLLVVAGLGLLGMAIVEHKGYVLFAYQGFRYESSLWAFLGLLLALWLLIRLLRLVLGVLVTSGRLINPWSRLHRSRRVRVASEQGFVDLAEGRWVPALRYLRRAAESDPQPLMYYLSAARAAHKLGQHEDSDALLERALKRQPDAELAIALTHARLQQDRGQRDAARETLEIMRERYPQHSQVLRQLQRLYLQAGDWSALLGLLPELRKQKVLGAAELAELERQAWHGRLATAGQPVGSDAQGALAALTQSWEQLSSGQRQDPQLLAVYAEQLRVLGAEREAEELLHHALKRNYDSRLVRLYGLLRGQDPARQLQAAEGWLKQHPQDAGLLLTVGRLCLQNQLWGKAKEYFESSLIFQRDPETCAELARLLARLGEVERSNQLFQEGLGLLDQRLGGLPLPQPAIQ; encoded by the coding sequence ATGAAGCGTGTCGCGCTCCTGCTTGCCGTACTGCTGGTGGTCGCCGGCCTGGGCCTGCTTGGCATGGCCATCGTCGAGCACAAGGGTTACGTGCTGTTCGCCTACCAGGGCTTCCGTTACGAATCCAGCCTGTGGGCCTTCCTGGGGCTGCTGCTGGCGCTCTGGTTGCTGATTCGCCTGTTGCGTCTGGTGCTGGGTGTGCTGGTGACCTCGGGGCGCTTGATCAACCCCTGGTCGCGCCTGCACCGCAGTCGCCGGGTGCGCGTGGCCTCCGAGCAGGGCTTCGTCGACCTGGCCGAAGGTCGCTGGGTGCCGGCGCTGCGCTACCTGCGCCGCGCCGCGGAAAGCGATCCGCAGCCCTTGATGTATTACCTCAGCGCCGCCCGTGCGGCGCACAAGCTGGGCCAGCATGAGGACAGCGACGCCCTGCTGGAGCGGGCGCTCAAGCGCCAGCCCGATGCCGAGCTGGCGATCGCCCTGACCCATGCCAGGCTGCAGCAGGACCGCGGGCAGCGCGATGCCGCACGCGAAACCCTGGAAATCATGCGCGAGCGCTACCCACAGCACAGCCAGGTGCTGCGCCAGCTGCAGCGCCTGTACCTGCAGGCCGGTGACTGGTCGGCGCTGCTCGGCCTGCTGCCGGAGCTGCGCAAGCAGAAGGTCCTCGGCGCCGCCGAGCTGGCGGAGCTGGAGCGCCAGGCCTGGCATGGTCGCCTGGCCACTGCCGGGCAACCGGTTGGCAGCGACGCGCAGGGCGCCCTGGCAGCGCTGACCCAGTCCTGGGAACAGCTTTCCTCGGGCCAGCGCCAGGACCCGCAGCTGCTCGCCGTATACGCCGAGCAGCTGCGGGTGTTGGGTGCCGAGCGCGAGGCGGAAGAGCTGCTGCACCACGCCTTGAAGCGCAACTACGACAGCCGCCTGGTGCGCCTCTACGGCCTGCTGCGAGGCCAGGATCCGGCGCGCCAGCTGCAGGCGGCGGAGGGCTGGCTGAAGCAGCATCCGCAGGACGCCGGGCTGCTGCTGACCGTCGGCAGGTTGTGCCTGCAGAACCAGCTGTGGGGCAAGGCCAAGGAATACTTCGAGAGCAGCCTGATCTTTCAGCGCGACCCGGAGACCTGTGCGGAGCTGGCCCGTCTGCTGGCGCGCCTGGGCGAGGTCGAGCGCAGCAACCAGCTGTTCCAGGAGGGGCTGGGCCTGCTGGACCAGCGTCTCGGTGGTCTGCCGCTGCCACAGCCGGCGATTCAATAA
- a CDS encoding uroporphyrinogen-III C-methyltransferase, translating to MSEATSPNEQEQPARAAPDAAPPASEDKPSGPGKVALLLALLALLLAIAAALAGGWSLWQLRALESKDQQQLDQLQGVREQSETAVQQAEALSARLQQLPTVAELEERRRLLARLQGDQQLLNKRLETVLGASRQDWRLAEAEHLLRLASLRLSALQDIDSAKALVQGADEILRDQDDPAAFAAREQLAKSLEALRATPNPDRTGLFLQLGALRDQAGQLSALNPAFESQGGVLGELAAEGDGASWWSQGLQTLAEYFRIDFSADQNIRPLLAGQSLSQVRLALSLALEQAQWAALHGETQVYRQALLQAAEVLDGHFDRENPASRALRMRIDELIGQSVEVVAPDLTDSLNAVQAYLQRKESARNGVVPEAPADPAANDEEARP from the coding sequence GTGAGCGAAGCGACTTCCCCGAACGAGCAAGAGCAACCCGCACGGGCCGCCCCCGATGCGGCGCCGCCAGCCAGCGAAGACAAACCCAGCGGACCCGGCAAGGTCGCCTTGTTGCTGGCGCTGCTGGCCCTGTTGCTCGCCATCGCGGCTGCGCTGGCCGGCGGCTGGAGCCTCTGGCAGTTGCGGGCGCTGGAGAGCAAGGATCAGCAGCAACTCGACCAGTTGCAGGGCGTGCGCGAGCAGTCCGAGACCGCTGTGCAGCAGGCCGAGGCGCTGAGTGCGCGGCTCCAGCAGCTGCCGACGGTGGCCGAGCTGGAGGAGCGCCGGCGCCTGCTGGCACGTCTGCAGGGCGATCAGCAGCTGCTCAATAAGCGTCTGGAAACCGTGCTCGGCGCCAGTCGCCAGGACTGGCGCCTGGCCGAGGCCGAGCATCTGCTGCGTCTGGCCAGCCTGCGCCTGTCCGCCTTGCAGGACATCGACAGCGCCAAGGCGCTGGTCCAGGGCGCCGACGAGATCCTGCGGGATCAGGACGACCCGGCCGCGTTCGCCGCTCGCGAGCAACTGGCCAAGAGCCTGGAGGCCCTGCGTGCGACCCCCAACCCCGACCGCACCGGCTTGTTCCTGCAGCTCGGTGCCCTGCGTGACCAGGCCGGGCAGTTGAGCGCGCTCAACCCGGCGTTCGAAAGCCAGGGCGGTGTGCTCGGCGAGCTCGCTGCAGAGGGTGACGGCGCCAGCTGGTGGTCCCAGGGGCTGCAGACCCTGGCGGAGTATTTCCGCATCGATTTCAGCGCCGACCAGAATATCCGTCCGCTGCTCGCCGGGCAGAGCCTGAGCCAGGTGCGCCTGGCCCTCAGCCTCGCCCTGGAGCAGGCGCAGTGGGCGGCGTTGCATGGTGAAACCCAGGTGTATCGCCAGGCATTGCTGCAGGCCGCCGAGGTACTGGATGGCCATTTCGATCGGGAGAATCCGGCGAGTCGGGCCCTGCGCATGCGCATCGATGAACTCATTGGCCAGTCGGTCGAGGTGGTGGCACCGGATCTGACGGACTCGCTCAATGCCGTGCAGGCGTATCTGCAACGCAAGGAGTCGGCGCGCAACGGGGTCGTACCCGAGGCGCCGGCTGACCCCGCCGCGAACGATGAGGAGGCGCGCCCATGA
- a CDS encoding uroporphyrinogen-III synthase, which translates to MSAWRLLLTRPAEECPALAATLAAEGVHSSSLPLLAIEALDETAEHRATILDLDRYSAVIVVSKPAARLGLALLDRYWPQPLAEQPWFSVGAATAEILADYGLQVYFPEGGDDSESLLALPQLQRALAEAFTPRVLILRGEDGRELLAERLREQGVQVEYLPLYRRLLPDYPAGTLSERVRSQRLNGLVVSSGQGFSHLQLLAAEHWPELARLPLFVPSPRVADQARAAGAEIVVDCRGASAAALLAALQAQPAPDL; encoded by the coding sequence GTGAGTGCCTGGCGCCTGCTGCTGACCCGCCCGGCGGAGGAATGCCCGGCGCTGGCGGCGACACTGGCCGCCGAGGGCGTCCACAGCAGCAGCCTGCCGCTGCTGGCGATCGAGGCGCTGGACGAGACCGCCGAGCATCGGGCAACCATTCTCGACCTGGATCGCTACAGCGCGGTGATCGTGGTGAGCAAACCGGCGGCCAGGTTGGGCCTGGCGCTGCTCGACCGCTACTGGCCGCAACCGCTGGCCGAGCAGCCGTGGTTCAGCGTCGGCGCGGCCACCGCCGAGATCCTCGCCGACTATGGCCTGCAGGTGTATTTCCCGGAGGGCGGCGACGACAGCGAAAGCCTGTTGGCGCTGCCCCAGTTGCAGCGGGCGCTGGCCGAGGCCTTCACGCCGCGGGTGCTGATCCTGCGTGGTGAGGACGGCCGCGAGTTGCTCGCCGAGCGATTGCGCGAGCAGGGCGTGCAGGTCGAGTATCTGCCGCTGTATCGCCGTCTGCTGCCGGACTATCCGGCCGGAACCCTGAGCGAGCGGGTGCGCAGCCAGCGCCTGAATGGCCTGGTGGTCAGCAGCGGACAGGGCTTCAGTCATCTGCAGCTGTTGGCGGCCGAGCACTGGCCCGAGCTGGCTCGGCTACCCTTGTTTGTACCCAGCCCGCGCGTCGCCGATCAGGCGCGTGCCGCAGGCGCCGAGATTGTTGTGGACTGCCGCGGCGCCAGCGCCGCGGCCTTGCTGGCGGCGTTGCAGGCGCAACCCGCCCCGGACCTCTGA
- the hemC gene encoding hydroxymethylbilane synthase — protein sequence MPREIRIATRKSALALWQAEHVKARLEQAHPGLKVSLVPMVSRGDKLLDAPLAKIGGKGLFVKELETALLENQADIAVHSMKDVPMDFPHGLGLYCICEREDPRDAFVSNRFDSLDALPPGSVVGTSSLRRQSQLLARRPDLKIQFLRGNVNTRLAKLDAGDYDAIILAAAGLIRLGFADRIRSSISAEDSLPAGGQGAVGIECRSADTEIHALLAPLHHGDTALRVTAERALNKRLNGGCQVPIACYAVLEGEQLWLRGLVGQPDGGLLLRAESRAPSAEAEQLGVRVAEALLAKGAAAILQAIYGEADPE from the coding sequence ATGCCCCGCGAAATCCGCATTGCCACCCGTAAAAGTGCCCTGGCCCTGTGGCAGGCCGAACACGTCAAGGCCCGCCTGGAACAGGCGCACCCGGGGCTGAAGGTCAGCCTGGTGCCCATGGTCAGCCGCGGCGACAAGCTGCTCGATGCGCCGCTGGCGAAAATCGGCGGCAAGGGCCTGTTCGTCAAGGAACTGGAAACCGCGCTGCTGGAGAACCAGGCCGACATCGCCGTGCATTCGATGAAGGATGTGCCGATGGACTTCCCCCATGGCCTGGGCCTGTACTGCATCTGTGAGCGCGAAGATCCGCGCGATGCCTTCGTCTCCAATCGTTTCGACAGCCTCGATGCGTTGCCGCCCGGCAGCGTGGTCGGTACCTCCAGCCTGCGCCGGCAATCGCAGTTGCTGGCGCGCCGCCCGGACCTGAAGATCCAGTTCCTGCGTGGCAACGTCAATACGCGCCTGGCCAAGCTCGATGCCGGCGACTACGACGCCATCATCCTCGCCGCCGCCGGGCTGATTCGCCTCGGTTTCGCCGATCGCATCCGTTCCTCGATCAGCGCCGAGGACAGCCTGCCGGCTGGCGGCCAGGGCGCGGTGGGTATCGAGTGTCGCAGCGCCGACACGGAGATCCATGCCTTGCTGGCACCCCTGCATCACGGCGACACGGCCCTGCGGGTGACGGCCGAACGCGCGCTGAACAAGCGCCTGAACGGCGGCTGTCAGGTGCCGATCGCCTGTTATGCGGTGCTCGAAGGCGAGCAGCTGTGGTTGCGCGGCCTGGTCGGCCAGCCGGATGGCGGGTTGCTGCTGCGCGCCGAGAGTCGCGCGCCGTCAGCGGAGGCCGAGCAGCTCGGCGTGCGGGTGGCCGAAGCCCTGCTGGCTAAGGGCGCGGCGGCCATCCTGCAGGCGATCTACGGCGAGGCCGATCCCGAGTGA